TAATTGTTCTTGAAGATTAATTTTTTCTAAGGTTTTTTGCTGTTGATTAATAATGTCTATATAAGTTTTTGTATTCTGATAGGAAACCAAACCAATAAGGAGGAGAATTGCTGATGCTAACCCAAACCCGCCAGCAATCTTTTTGAAGAATTGGAACCGGGCTTTTTTTGATTGTTGACGCTGCTGATTTACGAGTACCAAACTGGCTAAATTGCGTCGCAGTTCCAGTTGCTTAATGACTTGATTACCTAAAATTCGTAAAGCCTCTACTTGTTCAGATGTGAGATTTCGCGGTACTCGATCAATTACACAAAGGGTTCCCAAACTGTATCCTTCAGCATTAGTCAGAGGGACACCCGCATAAAATCGGATATTCGGGTCTGATGTTACTAGTGGGTTATCAGCAAACCGTTTATCAGTTGTGGTATCAGGAACAATAAAAACATCTTTTTGTAAAATCGCATGAGCGCAAAATGCTAGATCACGTGGGGTTTCTGGCGCTTCTAAACCCACTTTAGATTTAAACCATTGGCGGTTGGTATCAACTAAACTAACCAAGGCGATGGGAGTACCGCAAATATACGAAGCTAACCGAGTCAGTTCATCAAAAGACTCTTCAGGTTGGGTATCAAGAATTTTATACTCTAAAAGAGCTTCAACTCTTGCTGCTTCGTCATCGGGTAATGGTGCTTTCATAGGTGTAAATTCCTGCCTATAATCGTTATACGAGGTTACTTAAAATATGATTAATGCTATTTATCATGACACAGTAAATTAATTATGAGAGATTCATGAATATTAATTCATAAATCAGACACACAGCGTAGGTAGGGAGTGGGGAGTTACTTCGACTGCGCTCAGTAACCGTTCGACTGCGCTCAGTAACCGGGGGAGTGGGGAGTAGGGAAAAACCTTTTTGTGTTATACCGAGATTGTAAGCGCATAGCGCAGGCTACGCCAACAAAAATCAAATAGGAGTTCTATAGAAATCCTCAATAAGTTAAAAACCCAAATATACCCGATATTCAATAACTTAAAAATTTGAGCTTTTGTCTGTTAAAGCCTGTTGACTAAAGAGATGATTTAACCAAACTATTTAAGTTAAAGATGAATTTAAATGAGTATTTATAGCTATTCCCCAACCTAAATATGTTGAGCAAATATCAAACTAAGATAATATTAGGACTTACGCACACTCTACATTTTCTTGGCGTTCTACAGCCCTTGCGGGCATCGCTGCGCGCGGGCGGCTAAAGCCCTGGGGGCATACGCTACGCGAAGGCGGTATGGGCTTCGCGCACGCTAGGCGAAGGATAAATCAAGATTTTTGGCAATTATTGCGTAATTACTGAATATTACATCCGAAAGCGCGTCTAGTTTTTCAATAGCTCTTTCTTTCTTTGCGCCTGGTGCGCCTCTGGGCGAAAAATCCCCTAAAAATCCTCATCATCAACAAAAAACTCAGCATCGTCATCCAATCGAGAGTTACCCGAACCAGAACCAACAAGACCCCACAGAGGTTGGAGTAAAGCCATAGCAATTAAACCCACACCAGCGCTAAAAGCCAGGACTAAACCCACTGGGATTTGAATCGTTTGAAATGTTAAGAATTTTAAAGATACAGGAGTGGCATTCTGAACTGAGATAATGGCGATCGCCACTACCCAAATAGCCACAATTAAAGATATTAAAATAGGAATCAAAATTTTCATAATAATAATTCTTCATACTCCCCTCTCCTTAGTAAGGAGAGGGGTTGGGGGTGAGGTTTTCTTAAACTGCGACTGCTTCTAGTTTAGCGATCGCACTTTGCATTTCTTGAGCAACCTTGGCGAGTTTCTCAGCCGAATTGGTTTCCATGTAAACGCGTACCAGGGGTTCTGTACCAGAAGGACGCAACAAAATCCAGCTACCTTCTTCTAAATACAGCTTAATACCGTCTTTGCGTCCAACTTCTTTGACTTTAATCCCAGCTACCTCCCCAGGGGGATTTTTAGTAAAGGAGTCGATAACAGCAGTTTTGTGTGCTTCTGTCAAGTGCAAGTCAAGACGATTATTATAAAGGGGACCATCAGCTTCGGCGATCGCTTCTTTGACCAATTGACTCAGGGGTTTACCTTCATAGGCGATCGCTTCTGCCACGAGCATATCAGCTAAAATCCCGTCTTTTTCAGGAATATGCCCAATTACACTTAAACCGCCAGATTCTTCACCACCAATCAATACAGTAGTTTCCCGCATTTTCTCACCGATGTATTTAAAACCAACTGCTGTTTCATAAATTTGCAAACCGTGTTTAGCTGCGAAATTATCCAGCAGGTGAGTTGTCGCCACAGTGCGGACTATCGCGCCCCTTTCACCTTTGTTTTTAATTAAATGACGTGCTAGTAATAACAGCACAGTATTGGGCGTGAGAAAATTGCCTAATTCATCAACGATACCAAAGCGATCGGCATCGCCATCTGTAGCCAGTCCTAAATCAGCTTTATCGGCACGTACAGCCTCCACTAACCCAATTAGTTGTTCACCCTTGGGTTCGGGCATTCCGCCGCCAAATAGCACATCACGAGTCGTGTTAAAACTTTCTAACTGACACCCGCAGTGTTGCAAAACTTCATCTAAATAACCGCGAGAAGTAGAATAAAGGGCATCATACTTCACCTTTAAATTCGCACCTTTGATGCGTTCTACATCCAGTAAGGTGTAGATAAACTTGAGATATTCTGGTTTGGGGTTAAACAGAGAAATTGCCCCAGCCGGAACACTTCCAGGTAGCGCATCCGATGCACCTTCAATGTTCCCGACAATGGTATCAGTAATCTCTGGAGTGGCAGGCCCTGCATAATCAGGGATATATTTAATTCCACAGTAAGGGGCTGGATTATGGCTGGCGGTAAACATCAAAGCCCCTGCGGAATTTAACAACCGGGCGTTGTAGGCAATTACTGGTGTAGGGCAATCCCGATCAGTAATTTTCACAGTCCAACCCAAGTCTGCCAAGACTTCAGCTGCTGTTTGAGCGAACTGGTCAGCCAAAAACCTAGTATCGTAGGCAATCAGAACTGGTCTATCTTTTGAGTAGGCTGTTTCCAGGTAACTTGCGATCGCCCTTGTTACTTTCCGCACATTAGGAAAAGTAAAATCATCGGCTATAATTCCTCTCCAACCGTCAGTACCAAATTTGATTTTGCTGGAATTGCTACTAGCGCTCATTGTTACCCCTTTCTTCCGGATATCTTGAATACTATAGGAAGCTTCCCCTAAAGCGTGCGTAGCCGCAAGTCTCCCCCATTGTATTTTTTCTCACTGATATTGAGCAATGTCATTAACTAATCGACCTTTTGCCAGTTATCACCTTTGGTCTTTAGTCGCCCCAGCAACAGGACAAGAACGTTGGCATTGCCAGATGAGAAGGGGGTTTATTAAAGCGCGTCAACATGAACCACAAGTTAAAGCGCTCTTAGGTAAGGCCACTGCACCCCAGAGGATTGGTATCCTCGCCCAAAAAGGCGTGTATGAATTCCATCATAATCGACATCTGTTAAACCAATCAGACGGTGTAGATCAAGTTGCCCAGCTACTAAAATTAAGCCACTCAACTCAGCAAGTACAACAGCGCGTGCGGCAAATTCTGCAAAAATATCATGATGCCCCCTTACTGTTAAATAAACACATTGTCCAGTTAACACGGGGAGATGAAGGCTTTCCCAAACCCATTTTTGTAGAACAGGAAGATGTTCATTTCCGCTTATATGCAGCTATGGATTGTATTTTTCGGGAATCTGACCGCACTTTGCATATTTTAGATTTTAAAACTGGTAAATCTGCCTTTGACCAAAGACAGGCATTAGTTTATTTACTAGCGGCGCGTTACCTTTATCCTGAACTACAAGCGGTAGCATCATTTTATAATTTGGAGATGTGTAAAAAATCTGATTTAATTAGCATCAACAATCGGGAATTAGAATCTTTAAAGTTAGATTTAGCAAATATTGCCAATAAGCATCAATACGATTTACAAAAATATCACGAAAAAACCAGTAATTTCAGTAAAATATTTCCTCCTAATCCAGGTAAACACTGCCGCTTTTGTCCTTTTAACTCAATTTGTGATTTTTCTGAAAATCCCTCTTATTCACACCCACTACCAAACTTAAAAACTGATCCGAAATATTAGTAGCACATTTCAACAGCTAAAATAATAAATATGAATTAAATTTTGGAAACTTAATATAGGACTAATATTTGATTTATAAAACACAAGTAGGGTGTGTTCTCACAAAGTGGAACGCACCAAGACCACAGAAGAAGGTGCGTTAGGCTAAAGCCATAACACACCCTACATATACTTAGAATTAAATTTTGGAAACTTAATATAGGACTAATATTTGATTTATGAAACACAAGTAGGGTGTGTTCTCACGAAGTGGAACGCACCAAGACCACAGAAGAAGGTGCGTTAGGCTAAAGCCATAACACACCCTACATATACTACATATACGTAGATTTTTTCAATAATCAAATCGGATTCCTATAGCAGAATTTTAATATGTATAAGAAGTTAAAACTTGTAATACTCGCCAGTTTATTCATGATTCTCAGTTTTGTTTTACCAATCAAGGCTGATACTTCTTCCTCATATGTGAATGAGAATAGCAGCGAAATTCAAGAACTTGGGCAACCTATCAAGACCTATTTTCTGACTGTTTTACCTGAAGGTACAAAACGAGAAGTAAAAATTGATCCACCAGCTACAAAAATTGTCGTTACATCACAGTCAGGGGACACGGGAATTCGATGTGGTGATGGTGTTAGCAGGTGCAGAACTCAAAGCCAGATAAATCATTGGGGCTGCTAAATTGTGTCCAGCATAC
The window above is part of the Nodularia spumigena CCY9414 genome. Proteins encoded here:
- a CDS encoding LapA family protein, whose amino-acid sequence is MKILIPILISLIVAIWVVAIAIISVQNATPVSLKFLTFQTIQIPVGLVLAFSAGVGLIAMALLQPLWGLVGSGSGNSRLDDDAEFFVDDEDF
- a CDS encoding phosphoglucomutase/phosphomannomutase family protein; translation: MSASSNSSKIKFGTDGWRGIIADDFTFPNVRKVTRAIASYLETAYSKDRPVLIAYDTRFLADQFAQTAAEVLADLGWTVKITDRDCPTPVIAYNARLLNSAGALMFTASHNPAPYCGIKYIPDYAGPATPEITDTIVGNIEGASDALPGSVPAGAISLFNPKPEYLKFIYTLLDVERIKGANLKVKYDALYSTSRGYLDEVLQHCGCQLESFNTTRDVLFGGGMPEPKGEQLIGLVEAVRADKADLGLATDGDADRFGIVDELGNFLTPNTVLLLLARHLIKNKGERGAIVRTVATTHLLDNFAAKHGLQIYETAVGFKYIGEKMRETTVLIGGEESGGLSVIGHIPEKDGILADMLVAEAIAYEGKPLSQLVKEAIAEADGPLYNNRLDLHLTEAHKTAVIDSFTKNPPGEVAGIKVKEVGRKDGIKLYLEEGSWILLRPSGTEPLVRVYMETNSAEKLAKVAQEMQSAIAKLEAVAV
- a CDS encoding PD-(D/E)XK nuclease family protein, which produces MSLTNRPFASYHLWSLVAPATGQERWHCQMRRGFIKARQHEPQVKALLGKATAPQRIGILAQKGVYEFHHNRHLLNQSDGVDQVAQLLKLSHSTQQVQQRVRQILQKYHDAPLLLNKHIVQLTRGDEGFPKPIFVEQEDVHFRLYAAMDCIFRESDRTLHILDFKTGKSAFDQRQALVYLLAARYLYPELQAVASFYNLEMCKKSDLISINNRELESLKLDLANIANKHQYDLQKYHEKTSNFSKIFPPNPGKHCRFCPFNSICDFSENPSYSHPLPNLKTDPKY